ACGCGGATATTCGTCGCGGTCGAGTACCAGTGTGCCATCGTCCAGCGTCACGGGGACGAGCGATTTGGCGAACCGGCCATCGTCGATCGCCGCGGCGGCGCGCTGCTGCGAGCGGTAGCCGACTTCGTCGAGCTCTTCGCGGGTGAAACCCTCAATCGTCGCGATCGCGTCGCCGCAAATCCCCTGATGCGATTGCGGATGCACCGCCTGCAGCCGCTCGTTGTAGCTGCCCATCATCGGCGGCTTGATCCCGGCCTGCATCTTTTCCTTCGACATCGCGGCGGTCAGGCTCATCATCTCGGTGCCGCCCGCGACGACGCAGTCTTCCATCCCGCTCATCACCTGTGCCGCCGCGAGGTTCACCGAGGTAATCCCGCCGCCGCAGAACCGGTCGAGCGTCGTGCCGCTGGAGGTGATGTCGTAGCCCGCGTCGAGCGCCGCCATCCGGCCCATGTCGCCCGCCTGCATCCCGTCCTGGGTCGAGACCGACCAGATCACGTCGTCGACGGTCGCGGTATCGAGCTTGTTGCGTGTCGCAATCGCCTTGAGCACGGTCGCGGCGAGGTGCTGCGGGTGCTGTTCGGCCAGCGCGCCCTTGCCCTGCTTGCCGATCCCGCGCGGGGTGCGCACTGCGTCGATGATGTAAGCTTCGCCCATGAGGTCCTCTCTCGAATTATCGAAATTGCGGTTGACGTTTCCGTAAGCCTTGCGCACTCCTCACACAAGAATTCAGTTTCAATTCGAAATGCCAAAATGGATAGGGAGTGAGAGCCTGTGAGTGAAGAAGTCCTGACGAGCGTCGAGGACGGCGTCCTGATCGTCACCATCAACCGTCCTGAAGCCAAGAACGCCATGTCCAAGGCGGCGGCCGAGGGCATCGCGGCGGCGATGGACCGGCTCGACAGCGAGGACGATCTGCGGGTCGGCATCCTGACCGGCGCGGGCGGCACGTTCTGTTCGGGCATGGACCTCAAAGGCTTCCTGCGCGGCGAAAGCCCTACGGTCGAAGGCCGCGGTTTCGGCGGCGTGGTACAGGCCCCTCCGGCCAAGCCGCTGATTGCCGCAGTTGAAGGCTACGCACTGGCAGGCGGCCTCGAACTGATGATCGCCTGCGATCTCGTCGTCGCGCACAAGGATGCGAAGTTCGGCATTCCCGAAGCCAAGCGCGGGCTTGTCGCTGCGGCGGGCGGCGTGATGATGCTGCCCGACCAGATCCCCGAGCGGATCGCGATGGAACTGGCGCTGACCGGCGACTTCATCGGGGCCGATCGCGCCTACGAACTCGGCCTGATCAACCAGGTGACCGATGGGGCTGCGCTCGACGCGGCCAAGGCGCTCGCCGCCAAGATCGCCGCCAACGGCCCGCTCGCGGTCAAGGTGTCCAAGCAGGTGATGAAGGAATCGCGCGGCTGGGCGATGGAGGATCGCTACAAGAATCAGGCGCAACTTATCGCGCCGGTGTTCGTATCTGAAGACGCCCGCGAAGGCGCCGCCGCCTTCGCCGAAAAGCGCGCCCCGAACTGGAAAGGGAAATAGTATGCCCGTAATCGACGTCCCCCAGCCCGATTTCATGAACGACGAGGAGATATCAATCTTCGCCGATGCCGTGGGCAAGTTCTACCAGCAGCACGCCCCGGAAAAGCGCGTCCAGAAATGGCGCGATGAGGGCCAAGTCGAGCGCGAGTTCTGGAACGAGGCGGGCGCAGCAGGCCTGCTCGGCGTTTCGGTGCCGGAAGAATATGG
The Erythrobacter sp. JK5 DNA segment above includes these coding regions:
- a CDS encoding acetyl-CoA C-acetyltransferase, which translates into the protein MGEAYIIDAVRTPRGIGKQGKGALAEQHPQHLAATVLKAIATRNKLDTATVDDVIWSVSTQDGMQAGDMGRMAALDAGYDITSSGTTLDRFCGGGITSVNLAAAQVMSGMEDCVVAGGTEMMSLTAAMSKEKMQAGIKPPMMGSYNERLQAVHPQSHQGICGDAIATIEGFTREELDEVGYRSQQRAAAAIDDGRFAKSLVPVTLDDGTLVLDRDEYPRPQTTMEGLGQLEPAFTKIADVPLDAKGTTFRGLINQKYPDVEIQHFHHAGNSSGVVDGAAAVLVTSKAYAQKHGLKPRARIVATANMGDDPTLMLNAPVPAAKKVLEKAGMSLDDIDLFEINEAFAVVAAKFVRDLGLDWDKVNVNGGSIALGHPIGATGSILIGTIIDELERRDLKTGLVTMCAAGGMAPAIIVERVDDFVD
- a CDS encoding crotonase/enoyl-CoA hydratase family protein; its protein translation is MSEEVLTSVEDGVLIVTINRPEAKNAMSKAAAEGIAAAMDRLDSEDDLRVGILTGAGGTFCSGMDLKGFLRGESPTVEGRGFGGVVQAPPAKPLIAAVEGYALAGGLELMIACDLVVAHKDAKFGIPEAKRGLVAAAGGVMMLPDQIPERIAMELALTGDFIGADRAYELGLINQVTDGAALDAAKALAAKIAANGPLAVKVSKQVMKESRGWAMEDRYKNQAQLIAPVFVSEDAREGAAAFAEKRAPNWKGK